From the genome of Kaistella daneshvariae, one region includes:
- a CDS encoding OmpH family outer membrane protein, whose protein sequence is MKKFKLLIFLFAFTLSVNAQKIGVVDTNYILNKMPQYRDAEARLTEQIANWQNEIQTLQTEFEKKKEALENERVLLVGDQLKLRQKEVDDLDKKIKTMINNRFGAMGEINNARSNLTKPFQDQIWNAIRTVSEKNTLGIVLDKSNNISVIFLDKKYDYTDKVLDLLLKNTPEEPAEKKKK, encoded by the coding sequence ATGAAAAAGTTTAAGCTGTTAATTTTTCTGTTTGCCTTTACACTTTCTGTAAATGCCCAGAAAATAGGGGTAGTAGATACCAATTATATCCTAAACAAAATGCCTCAGTACAGAGATGCTGAAGCACGTCTCACCGAACAGATTGCGAACTGGCAGAATGAAATTCAAACGCTGCAGACAGAATTTGAAAAGAAAAAAGAAGCCTTGGAAAATGAAAGAGTTTTACTCGTTGGTGACCAGCTGAAACTTCGCCAAAAAGAAGTGGATGATCTGGACAAAAAGATTAAAACTATGATTAATAACCGTTTTGGTGCCATGGGCGAAATCAATAACGCAAGGTCTAACCTCACCAAACCGTTTCAGGACCAAATTTGGAACGCAATACGCACAGTATCAGAGAAAAACACCTTGGGCATAGTTCTTGATAAAAGCAACAACATTAGTGTAATTTTCCTGGATAAAAAGTATGATTATACTGATAAAGTATTAGATTTGCTGCTGAAAAATACCCCCGAAGAACCAGCAGAGAAAAAGAAGAAATAA
- a CDS encoding OmpH family outer membrane protein, which produces MKKLSVLFAAVMMFLTVGVAKAQKVAMMDYEVVLAAMPETKKMTNDLDVFSKTKGDELQKQAEAFQKEVQQYQADAPKLTEAQRTAKEADLQKKQQNLQQIQQTAQNDLAQRRDAAVKPIIDKLNKAVEKVAKANGYDFIIDGSALIYKGGPDATPAVKKELGL; this is translated from the coding sequence ATGAAAAAATTAAGTGTATTATTTGCAGCAGTAATGATGTTTCTAACTGTAGGAGTTGCAAAAGCCCAAAAAGTGGCGATGATGGACTACGAAGTTGTTTTAGCTGCAATGCCGGAAACTAAAAAAATGACCAATGATTTAGACGTTTTCAGCAAAACTAAAGGTGACGAATTACAAAAACAAGCTGAAGCTTTTCAAAAAGAAGTTCAGCAATATCAGGCAGATGCGCCGAAATTAACTGAAGCACAAAGAACAGCTAAAGAAGCAGACCTTCAGAAAAAACAACAAAATCTGCAACAAATTCAGCAAACTGCTCAAAATGATTTAGCTCAAAGAAGAGACGCCGCTGTAAAACCAATTATCGATAAATTAAACAAAGCCGTAGAAAAAGTGGCAAAAGCCAACGGTTACGATTTTATTATTGACGGTAGCGCATTAATCTACAAAGGTGGACCAGATGCTACACCAGCAGTGAAAAAAGAACTCGGTCTTTAA
- a CDS encoding acyl-CoA thioesterase gives MQKEISSLVRIRFSDCDPIGHLNNVKYLEYMLNAREDHVEAGYGFTYEEYTRKTGCTWITIQNEIAYLKEIRYNAKVQISSKTIEVGDRLSKVEILMKSEDGKTIHSILWLSVIYFNMKTRKSDVHPEDTKNLFMKFLVNLEEPDFKSRVAYFRKQNKIASRA, from the coding sequence ATGCAAAAAGAAATCTCCAGTCTTGTGCGAATTCGCTTCAGCGACTGCGACCCGATCGGTCACCTGAATAATGTGAAATATTTGGAATACATGCTCAACGCGCGCGAAGATCATGTGGAAGCTGGCTACGGCTTTACTTACGAAGAATATACCCGCAAAACAGGTTGCACCTGGATTACCATTCAAAATGAAATCGCTTATTTAAAAGAAATACGCTATAACGCGAAAGTTCAGATTTCCAGCAAAACCATTGAAGTGGGCGATCGCCTTTCCAAAGTGGAAATTCTGATGAAAAGTGAAGACGGCAAAACCATTCACAGCATCTTGTGGCTTTCGGTCATCTATTTCAATATGAAAACCCGAAAATCAGATGTTCATCCGGAAGACACCAAAAATCTTTTCATGAAGTTTTTGGTCAATTTGGAAGAACCCGATTTTAAAAGCCGCGTCGCTTATTTCAGAAAACAAAATAAAATAGCTTCCAGAGCATGA
- the rfbD gene encoding dTDP-4-dehydrorhamnose reductase gives MKKIVVLGGNGQLGNCFRKIAFDYSSQYDFHFVGSDELDITNESAVSDFFDDLKPDFCVNAAAYTAVDLAENEPEKAFAVNAEAVGYVAEACKNSNTVLIHISTDYVFDGETNISYSEDNFTNPQGVYGASKLAGEELALENNPKTIVIRTSWLYSEFNKNFVKTMLQLFSQKEELGIVADQFGQPTNANDLAKAVMKIIGSNRQIFGIFHFSNYPETSWYDFASKIAEFSESKIKLNAIKTADFPTLAKRPQRSTMALDKIEKFYGVEPEHWENSLEECITILKTPAE, from the coding sequence ATGAAAAAAATAGTTGTTTTAGGCGGAAATGGCCAACTCGGAAACTGCTTTCGAAAAATTGCTTTCGATTACAGCAGCCAGTACGATTTCCATTTCGTGGGCTCCGATGAATTGGACATTACCAACGAGTCTGCCGTTTCGGATTTTTTTGATGATTTAAAGCCGGATTTTTGCGTAAATGCTGCAGCGTATACCGCGGTAGATTTAGCTGAAAACGAGCCGGAAAAAGCTTTTGCGGTGAATGCTGAAGCAGTTGGTTATGTCGCCGAAGCCTGCAAAAATTCAAACACGGTTTTAATCCATATTTCGACCGATTATGTTTTCGATGGTGAAACCAATATTTCCTATTCCGAAGATAATTTTACCAATCCGCAAGGTGTTTATGGTGCGTCGAAGCTAGCTGGCGAAGAACTGGCGCTGGAAAACAATCCAAAAACCATCGTTATCCGAACTTCGTGGCTGTATTCAGAATTCAATAAAAATTTTGTGAAAACAATGTTGCAGCTTTTCAGCCAGAAAGAAGAATTGGGAATTGTTGCTGACCAGTTCGGGCAACCCACCAACGCCAATGATCTGGCGAAAGCAGTCATGAAAATTATCGGCTCAAACAGGCAAATTTTTGGAATTTTCCATTTTTCAAATTATCCGGAAACTTCCTGGTATGATTTCGCCAGCAAAATTGCCGAATTTTCTGAATCTAAAATTAAATTAAATGCCATTAAAACGGCAGATTTTCCCACTTTAGCGAAACGGCCGCAACGCAGCACCATGGCTTTGGATAAAATTGAAAAGTTCTACGGCGTAGAACCTGAACATTGGGAAAATTCCTTAGAAGAATGCATCACCATTTTAAAAACTCCGGCGGAATGA
- the bshB1 gene encoding bacillithiol biosynthesis deacetylase BshB1, which yields MKVDILAIGAHPDDVELGCGGTLAKLIAEGKSVAVVDLTQGELGTRGTNITRAAEAAEASKILGISARENLKFPDGFILNTQEYQLEIVKKIRKYQPEIVFANAIEDRHPDHAKAAKLVSDACFLAGLVKIETESEGEKQTQWRPKHVFHYIQWKNIEPDFVVDISAFMAKKIEACLAYKTQFYDPKSTEPVTPIATKDFLESLTYRAQDLGRLSGVDFAEGFTTEKLLAFKNFDGIIL from the coding sequence ATGAAAGTAGATATTTTAGCCATCGGTGCACATCCGGACGACGTAGAATTAGGCTGCGGCGGAACTTTAGCAAAATTAATCGCGGAAGGTAAATCGGTTGCGGTAGTAGATCTTACTCAGGGCGAACTAGGCACACGCGGCACCAATATTACGCGCGCCGCAGAAGCAGCGGAAGCAAGCAAAATTTTGGGCATTTCAGCACGGGAAAATTTGAAATTTCCGGACGGATTTATTTTGAACACTCAGGAATATCAACTGGAAATTGTGAAAAAAATACGGAAATACCAGCCAGAAATTGTTTTCGCAAACGCAATAGAAGATCGGCATCCCGATCATGCAAAAGCTGCTAAACTGGTTTCCGACGCGTGTTTTTTAGCAGGTTTGGTAAAAATAGAAACCGAATCTGAAGGTGAAAAGCAAACACAATGGAGACCGAAACATGTGTTCCATTATATTCAATGGAAAAATATTGAGCCGGATTTTGTCGTTGATATTTCGGCTTTTATGGCGAAAAAAATTGAGGCTTGTTTGGCCTATAAAACCCAGTTTTACGACCCAAAATCTACCGAACCTGTAACGCCCATTGCCACAAAAGATTTCCTGGAAAGTCTTACGTACCGTGCGCAAGATTTGGGAAGATTGTCCGGTGTAGACTTCGCGGAAGGCTTTACAACAGAAAAGCTTCTGGCCTTCAAAAATTTCGATGGAATTATTTTGTAG
- a CDS encoding DUF3276 family protein codes for MNDYKERHENEIFTKVLKAGRRTYFFDVRETKAGDYYLTITESKKNFSENGEASFEKHKIYLYKEDFKSFEEMFKDSTDFIISNKGEDVISERHDKDFKTRTYTIESEEEI; via the coding sequence ATGAATGATTACAAGGAAAGGCACGAGAACGAAATTTTTACCAAGGTTTTAAAGGCGGGAAGAAGAACTTATTTCTTCGATGTGCGTGAGACAAAAGCGGGCGATTATTACCTGACCATTACCGAAAGCAAGAAAAACTTCAGTGAAAATGGCGAAGCAAGCTTCGAAAAACATAAAATTTATCTTTACAAAGAAGATTTTAAAAGTTTCGAAGAAATGTTTAAGGATTCTACAGATTTCATTATCAGCAACAAAGGTGAAGACGTAATTTCCGAAAGACATGATAAAGATTTTAAAACCCGTACCTACACGATTGAATCCGAAGAAGAGATTTAA
- a CDS encoding ABC transporter ATP-binding protein, which translates to MNALKTLNPYFWKHRVLLFWGFLFIIASNFFNIYKVQFVGKSVDEISNTTNLGFNRQVLIYVGIIVGSSLLTGFFTFMMRQTIIVASRKIEYELKNKIYTHYQELSLTDFKKTTIGDLMNRLSEDVVAVRMYLGPGVMYIANLLILLIITAIYMLNTNVQMTLWSLLPLPILSFVIYKVSSIINQKSKIMQKSQSAISTFVQDSFSGIRVVKFFAKESYIEKNYGTKVKDYQDKSLDLAKTEAYFFTIILLVVGLLNVIILWIGGQKYMNNELSVGKIADFFLYINILIFPFSMVGWVTSVNQRAAASMARINEFLEMKTDIISTTSDKISINGDIEFRNVSYVYPNTGIKALDKLSFKVKAGKSLAIMGKTGSGKSTIALLLCRLIDPTEGEILIDGKNLKDINLKNYREYLGFIPQESFLFSDTIENNIGFSIDNPSHEKVVEYAKKADVHKNIIGFKEQYKTMVGERGVMLSGGQKQRICIARALIKEPKILIFDDSLSALDTETEENILQNIENEIQSCTSIIITHRESSAKRADQILNLTPLDNVSLN; encoded by the coding sequence ATGAACGCACTAAAAACGCTAAATCCTTATTTCTGGAAACACAGAGTCCTTTTATTTTGGGGATTTTTGTTCATTATAGCAAGTAATTTTTTCAATATTTACAAGGTGCAGTTCGTGGGAAAATCCGTGGACGAAATTTCCAATACCACCAACCTTGGTTTTAACCGGCAGGTTTTAATTTATGTTGGGATTATCGTTGGTTCTTCGCTTCTCACGGGATTTTTTACATTTATGATGCGGCAAACCATTATTGTTGCTTCGCGAAAAATTGAATATGAACTGAAAAATAAAATTTACACGCATTATCAGGAACTTTCCTTAACGGATTTTAAAAAAACTACCATTGGTGACCTGATGAACCGATTGAGCGAGGACGTTGTTGCGGTTCGTATGTATCTCGGCCCCGGCGTAATGTACATTGCAAACCTGCTGATATTGTTGATTATTACGGCGATTTATATGCTGAATACCAACGTGCAGATGACACTTTGGTCACTATTACCATTGCCGATTTTGTCTTTTGTGATTTATAAAGTAAGCTCAATTATCAACCAGAAATCGAAAATTATGCAGAAAAGCCAGTCTGCAATTTCGACATTTGTTCAGGACAGTTTTTCGGGCATTCGTGTGGTGAAATTTTTTGCTAAGGAAAGCTATATCGAAAAAAATTACGGCACGAAGGTGAAAGATTATCAGGACAAATCGCTGGATCTGGCCAAAACCGAAGCGTATTTTTTCACCATCATTCTGCTGGTTGTTGGTTTGCTGAATGTCATTATTTTATGGATCGGCGGGCAGAAATATATGAACAACGAACTCTCTGTAGGTAAAATCGCAGATTTCTTCCTTTACATCAATATTTTAATTTTTCCGTTTTCAATGGTGGGTTGGGTAACTTCGGTGAATCAAAGAGCGGCAGCATCGATGGCCAGAATTAATGAATTTCTGGAGATGAAAACCGATATTATCAGCACAACTTCAGACAAAATTTCAATTAATGGCGATATTGAGTTCAGGAATGTGTCCTATGTTTACCCAAACACGGGAATTAAAGCGCTGGATAAACTAAGTTTTAAAGTAAAAGCCGGAAAATCCCTTGCAATTATGGGAAAAACCGGAAGCGGAAAATCTACAATTGCTTTGCTGCTTTGCCGGTTGATCGACCCTACGGAAGGAGAAATCCTGATTGACGGCAAAAACCTGAAAGACATCAACCTGAAAAATTACCGCGAATATCTCGGTTTTATTCCACAGGAAAGTTTTCTTTTCAGCGATACCATTGAGAACAATATTGGATTTTCCATCGATAATCCGTCGCACGAAAAGGTGGTGGAATATGCTAAAAAAGCAGATGTTCATAAAAACATCATCGGCTTTAAAGAACAGTATAAAACCATGGTTGGCGAACGCGGCGTCATGCTTTCAGGGGGCCAGAAACAGCGCATCTGCATCGCCAGGGCTTTAATTAAAGAACCGAAAATTCTTATTTTTGATGACTCGCTTTCCGCTTTAGACACGGAAACGGAAGAAAATATATTGCAAAATATTGAAAATGAGATTCAAAGCTGTACTTCAATCATTATTACACACCGGGAGAGCAGTGCAAAACGAGCAGACCAGATTTTAAACCTCACTCCGTTGGATAACGTTTCTTTGAACTAA
- the nusB gene encoding transcription antitermination factor NusB, whose amino-acid sequence MLGRRQIREKVIESLYSYHQNPIKFDVLEKNMFSEIDKIYHLYIYQLNFLVALKDLAERQIEIGKKKYIKSENDTNPNQKFITNKVLLKLEENDERLSFTSKNQDLKWDIYDELLVKTFQRMTAGKRYQDFMKEESSSFEKDQKFIGKLFLRYIAENDDFHEHLEEKEMSWADDFHISNSMIQKTIGFFKENEPSHTLIKMIKDEEDRNFARRLLKETLNHWEETEKKLETKLENWDLERISLLDKIILITAMSEIDYFPLTPARVIINEYIEISKVFSTDRSNIFINGILDKYTRDINRN is encoded by the coding sequence ATGTTAGGAAGAAGACAAATTCGCGAAAAAGTTATAGAATCTTTGTATTCTTACCACCAAAATCCCATCAAGTTTGATGTTCTCGAGAAAAATATGTTCTCGGAAATAGACAAAATCTACCATTTGTACATTTACCAGCTTAATTTTTTGGTTGCACTGAAAGATTTAGCGGAAAGACAAATTGAAATCGGGAAAAAGAAATACATTAAATCCGAAAACGACACCAATCCGAACCAGAAATTCATTACCAACAAAGTCCTGCTGAAGCTGGAAGAAAATGACGAACGTTTGTCTTTTACCTCCAAAAACCAGGATCTGAAATGGGATATTTATGACGAATTGCTCGTAAAAACCTTTCAGCGAATGACCGCCGGAAAAAGGTATCAGGATTTTATGAAAGAAGAATCGTCCTCTTTTGAGAAAGACCAAAAGTTCATCGGAAAATTATTTTTGCGCTATATCGCGGAAAATGATGATTTCCACGAACATTTGGAAGAAAAAGAAATGAGTTGGGCTGATGATTTTCACATCTCTAATTCTATGATTCAGAAGACCATTGGTTTTTTTAAGGAAAATGAGCCGAGCCATACTTTAATTAAAATGATTAAAGATGAAGAGGACCGCAATTTTGCCAGAAGACTTTTGAAGGAAACCCTGAATCATTGGGAAGAAACCGAAAAAAAGCTCGAAACAAAGCTGGAAAACTGGGATCTGGAAAGAATTTCGTTACTGGATAAAATAATCCTGATCACCGCAATGTCGGAGATTGATTATTTCCCGCTCACGCCCGCCCGCGTGATCATTAACGAATATATCGAAATTTCCAAAGTGTTTTCAACCGACCGTTCCAATATTTTTATTAATGGTATTTTAGATAAATACACCAGAGATATCAATAGAAACTAA
- a CDS encoding DUF1573 domain-containing protein — translation MKNFFKVLPVAVVITLSSCTKDQKADQLVVTEDAATVEAPVVDAQTAPAETASAQPLTNIALSESQFDFGKIKKGDQKEHVYEVTNTGDNPLIISQVKPGCGCTVPDYTKEPILPGQKGKITLKFDSSSFDGLVNKQAEVYANVEKAPIVLTFTADIQP, via the coding sequence ATGAAAAATTTTTTTAAAGTCTTACCGGTTGCTGTGGTTATTACCTTGAGCAGCTGTACAAAAGATCAAAAAGCAGATCAGCTTGTGGTTACCGAAGATGCTGCGACCGTGGAAGCTCCCGTTGTGGATGCGCAAACTGCACCCGCTGAAACTGCTTCTGCACAGCCTCTAACCAACATCGCGCTGTCTGAATCACAGTTCGATTTTGGTAAAATTAAAAAAGGTGACCAGAAAGAACACGTGTACGAAGTAACCAACACCGGCGACAATCCGCTGATTATTTCTCAGGTTAAACCTGGTTGTGGCTGCACCGTTCCGGATTATACCAAAGAACCAATTTTACCGGGACAAAAGGGTAAAATTACTTTGAAGTTTGATTCTTCAAGCTTCGACGGTTTGGTAAACAAACAGGCAGAAGTGTATGCAAACGTAGAAAAAGCACCAATTGTGCTTACCTTCACGGCAGATATTCAACCATAA
- the yajC gene encoding preprotein translocase subunit YajC, with translation MITIFLQAAGGEGSMMPTMVMMGLMFVGFYFLMIRPQMKKAKQEKNFQAELKVGSRIVTTSGMHGRIAQILEDGVIIETLSGKLKFEKAAISRDFTQQRFPDNSAESK, from the coding sequence ATGATAACGATTTTTTTACAGGCGGCCGGCGGCGAAGGTTCCATGATGCCAACAATGGTAATGATGGGGCTGATGTTCGTAGGATTTTATTTCCTAATGATTCGTCCGCAAATGAAAAAAGCAAAGCAGGAAAAAAACTTCCAGGCGGAGCTTAAAGTGGGCAGCAGAATCGTAACCACTTCCGGCATGCACGGCAGAATTGCGCAGATCTTAGAAGACGGCGTGATCATCGAAACCTTAAGTGGAAAATTGAAGTTTGAAAAAGCTGCGATTTCACGCGATTTCACACAACAGCGTTTTCCCGATAATTCGGCTGAATCGAAATAA
- a CDS encoding DUF2851 family protein has translation MNEKLLQYLWNFKIFNDFNFIDVDGNPLEILDFGKWNFNSGPDFLFGKIKQKNLVLAGNIELHVKSSDWIFHQHSGNPEFENIIAHVVYAHDVEIEEFKTKKIPTLELKNYIDENVIAKYQVLLQETNFIPCEKIFNPALVPFYFFDQNLLKKLDERSEEHTESLQLCKNNYEEILFQQLAYAFGLKVNAHIFKQIAESIDFSILNKIRQNQVQLEALFFGICGWLENPADEQMQIWKREFEFIQNKFSKKFVIITPKFSRLRPPNFPTLRSSQLAALYAQHQNLFSKLMEAKNTEQLRQIFSKVKASEYWDERFNFGKISAVKGEKLLTKDFIDLILINAVLPLKYTYLKNTDENAAQEILTFYENLLPEKNTVIEQWKNLGLEVKNALESQALLYHYHNYCIEKKCLQCSIGLKLMNIS, from the coding sequence ATGAATGAAAAGTTGCTGCAGTATTTATGGAATTTTAAAATTTTTAATGATTTTAATTTCATAGATGTGGACGGTAATCCGTTGGAAATTCTTGATTTCGGTAAATGGAATTTCAATTCCGGACCCGATTTTCTGTTCGGAAAAATTAAGCAAAAAAACCTCGTTTTAGCAGGAAATATTGAGCTTCACGTAAAATCTTCGGACTGGATTTTTCACCAACATTCCGGGAATCCGGAGTTTGAAAATATTATCGCACATGTGGTTTATGCTCACGATGTCGAAATCGAAGAATTTAAAACCAAAAAAATTCCCACTTTAGAGCTGAAAAATTATATCGATGAAAATGTAATCGCGAAATACCAGGTTTTGCTTCAGGAAACGAATTTTATTCCGTGTGAAAAAATTTTTAATCCCGCTTTGGTTCCGTTTTATTTTTTTGATCAAAACCTGCTGAAAAAGCTTGATGAAAGATCGGAAGAGCACACCGAATCTTTACAACTTTGCAAAAACAATTATGAAGAAATTCTGTTTCAGCAGCTTGCGTATGCTTTTGGTTTAAAGGTAAACGCGCACATTTTCAAGCAAATTGCTGAAAGTATTGATTTTTCAATCCTCAATAAAATCCGGCAAAACCAGGTGCAATTGGAAGCCTTATTTTTCGGAATTTGTGGTTGGCTGGAAAATCCTGCGGATGAACAAATGCAAATCTGGAAACGCGAATTCGAGTTTATCCAAAATAAATTTTCAAAAAAATTTGTCATTATAACGCCTAAATTTTCCCGTTTGCGCCCGCCGAATTTTCCTACACTCAGGTCATCGCAACTCGCGGCGCTGTACGCGCAACATCAAAACTTATTTTCGAAACTGATGGAGGCAAAAAACACCGAGCAATTAAGGCAAATTTTTTCGAAAGTTAAAGCCAGTGAATATTGGGATGAGCGTTTTAATTTTGGTAAAATTTCGGCCGTTAAAGGGGAAAAATTGCTAACCAAAGATTTCATCGATTTAATTTTGATTAATGCGGTTTTACCTTTAAAATACACCTATCTGAAAAACACCGACGAAAACGCAGCGCAGGAAATTTTAACTTTTTATGAAAATCTTCTGCCTGAAAAAAATACGGTTATTGAACAGTGGAAAAATTTAGGTTTGGAAGTAAAAAATGCGCTGGAATCGCAGGCGCTGCTGTATCATTACCACAATTACTGCATCGAAAAAAAATGTCTGCAGTGCAGCATCGGTTTAAAACTGATGAACATTTCGTAG
- the bshA gene encoding N-acetyl-alpha-D-glucosaminyl L-malate synthase BshA — protein sequence MKIGILCYPTYGGSGIVATELGMSLANKGYEVHFISSALPTRLDITNPNIFFHKVNVQTYPLFQYQPYDIALSSMIYRVVTLYKLDLLHAHYAIPYAYAAFTAKQMLKEEGKDIPLVTTLHGTDITLVGQHPSYKHAVEFSINQSDTITSVSESLKKDTLQFFKITKEIQVITNFIDNSDFISSSSCQRKQFAEEDEKILIHVSNLRPVKRVDEVMQIFKNVNAKVKSKLIIIGEGPDMEKINQFLEENPSLIGKVRLLGKVNDLYKVLQLSDVFLLPSEQESFGLAALEAMAAETPVISSNAGGIPEVNIQGETGFLAEIGNVEAMSNYTIKLLSNDELLAEMKKNAKEQALKFDLRNILPLYEKMYQDTLDNFKK from the coding sequence ATGAAAATCGGAATTCTCTGCTATCCCACTTACGGTGGAAGTGGTATTGTCGCTACAGAACTGGGCATGTCGCTTGCCAACAAAGGCTACGAAGTGCACTTCATCAGCTCTGCCCTGCCCACGCGGCTGGACATTACCAACCCGAATATTTTCTTTCACAAAGTAAACGTACAGACTTATCCGCTTTTTCAGTATCAGCCGTATGACATCGCACTTTCATCGATGATTTATCGTGTGGTGACACTTTACAAACTCGATTTGTTGCATGCGCATTACGCCATTCCTTACGCTTACGCAGCTTTCACCGCCAAACAAATGCTTAAAGAAGAAGGCAAAGACATTCCGCTCGTAACCACTTTGCATGGTACCGATATTACTTTGGTTGGTCAGCATCCAAGTTACAAACACGCCGTCGAATTCTCTATCAATCAGTCCGATACAATTACTTCTGTTTCTGAAAGTTTGAAAAAAGATACGCTTCAATTCTTCAAAATCACCAAGGAAATTCAGGTCATCACCAACTTCATCGACAACAGCGATTTTATCAGCAGTTCCAGCTGCCAACGGAAACAGTTTGCGGAAGAAGACGAGAAGATTTTAATCCATGTTTCCAATTTGCGTCCGGTAAAACGTGTAGATGAAGTCATGCAGATTTTTAAAAACGTGAATGCGAAGGTGAAATCCAAACTCATCATCATTGGCGAAGGACCGGATATGGAAAAAATCAACCAGTTTCTGGAAGAAAATCCAAGCTTAATTGGAAAAGTCCGCCTTCTTGGAAAAGTAAATGATTTGTATAAAGTTCTGCAACTTTCAGACGTCTTTTTGCTCCCATCGGAACAGGAAAGTTTCGGCCTTGCGGCACTCGAAGCGATGGCGGCAGAAACGCCGGTTATCAGCTCCAATGCAGGTGGAATTCCGGAAGTGAATATTCAGGGTGAAACCGGCTTTCTGGCAGAAATCGGAAATGTGGAAGCGATGAGCAATTACACCATCAAACTTCTCAGCAACGATGAACTGTTGGCGGAAATGAAAAAAAATGCCAAAGAACAGGCATTAAAATTCGATTTGCGGAACATTTTGCCGCTTTACGAAAAAATGTATCAGGACACGCTGGACAACTTCAAAAAATAG